Proteins from a genomic interval of Colletotrichum higginsianum IMI 349063 chromosome 6, whole genome shotgun sequence:
- a CDS encoding Secreted protein: MSFLTTALVLASTAQAYHQINAKVAFRKNIDPIVQPGEYTSHMHTFFGSDQVTVNTKTSAEAQTGCNTNDNPNDLSIYWIPTLYGVKGGDRIPIEPLSFKAYYNNIGDAEVTFPQDFKVVAGNADATSQADVDARSRLEWFCNVGGGQGTKDASAFPTSTCDRGRLQAILTFQDCFNPATMATAYSGGEHRQNSNWCPTGMKRIPQLRFSVRYDVSAAGSWNGVAPLELASGPSYSFHGDFINGWLPEAAENLMAATDKREWQPVGGPGRAQACTPADPDPENGTSDWAESVRAMEGAGNNAVAPTVPGATVEAKETPATPATEEDDICYRKRALRAMKRVSRIARLSVRI, from the coding sequence ATGTCTTTCCTCACCACcgctctcgtcctcgcgAGCACCGCCCAGGCGTACCACCAGATCAACGCCAAGGTCGCCTTCCGCAAGAACATCGACCCTATCGTCCAGCCCGGCGAGTATACCAGCCACATGCACACGTTCTTCGGCTCGGACCAGGTCACCGTCAATACAAAGACCAGCGCCGAGGCACAGACGGGCTGCAACACCAACGACAATCCCAACGACTTGTCCATCTACTGGATTCCGACCCTGTACGGCGTCAAGGGCGGGGACCGCATCCCCATCGAGCCCCTCTCCTTCAAGGCCTACTACAACAACATaggcgatgccgaggtcACCTTCCCCCAAGACTTCaaggtcgtcgccggcaacgccgacgccacctcccaggccgacgtcgacgcccgcTCCAGGCTCGAATGGTTCTgcaacgtcggcggcggccaaggcacCAAGGACGCCTCGGCCTTCCCCACGTCCACCTGCGACCGCGGCCGCCTCCAGGCCATCCTGACCTTCCAAGACTGCTTCAACCCGGCCACCATGGCGACCGCCTACTCTGGAGGCGAGCACCGCCAAAACAGCAACTGGTGCCCAACCGGCATGAAGCGCATCCCCCAGCTGCGCTTCTCCGTTCGCTACGACgtgtccgccgccggcagctGGAACGGCGTCGCGCCCCTGGAGCTCGCCAGCGGGCCCTCGTACAGCTTCCACGGCGACTTCATCAACGGCTGGCTCCCCGAAGCCGCCGAGAACCTCATGGCCGCCACTGACAAGCGCGAGTGGCAGCCTGTCGGCGGCCCAGGCCGCGCCCAGGCCTGCACTCCCGCCGACCCTGACCCGGAGAACGGCACCTCGGACTGGGCAGAGAGTGTTCGCGCCATGGAGGGCGCGGGTAACAACGCGGTAGCACCCACCGTCCCTGGGGCTACGGTTGAAGCTAAGGAGACTCCCGCCACTCCCGccaccgaggaggacgacatTTGCTACAGGAAGAGGGCTCTCAGGGCCATGAAACGCGTAAGCCGCATTGCTCGCCTCTCCGTCCGCATCTAA